The window GCAAATGCGTCGACGTGGCGGGCGCCAACCCCGCCAACGGCACCCCCGTCCAACTCCACGACTGCAACGGCACCCCCGCACAACAATGGACCGTCGCTGCCGACGGCACCCTCCGCGCCCTCGGCAAATGCCTCGACGTGACCGCCGGCGCCACCAACGACGGCGCCCCCGTCCAGCTCTACGACTGCAACGGCACCCCCGCCCAACGCTGGGCCCTCCCCGCCGCCCGCGACATCGTCAACCCGCAGGCGAACAAGTGCCTCGACGTCACGGGCAACAACCCCGCCAACGGAACCCGCCTCCAGATCTGGACCTGCGGCGGAACCCCCAACCAGAAATGGACGGCCCCCTAGGCCGGCTCACCGATCCCGCCGGGCCGGGGCCGAAAGGAGCCCCGGCCTTCCGCCACACCCCCGGCGACAGTGCGACAGTGAAACCATGACTCACGACGCCACACCCCAGCCGTACGGAACCCCCGAGGTACCCCGCGTCGCCGTCTGCGGCGAAGCCCGCATCGAAGTCGACCCCGAGATCGCCCGCATCGGCATCACCGTCAGCGCCCGCGGCACCGACCGCCGGTCCGCACTCGAAGACCTCACCCGCCGCAACACCGCCGTCCTCGACCTCATCAAGGGCTACGGCGACCCCGTCGAGAAGCTCGAAACCGGCACCTTCTCCATCACCCCCGAACTGACCCGCCACGGCCGCGGCGAACGCATCCGCGCCTACCACGGACGCGTCACCATCACGGCCGAACTCAACGACTTCACCACCCTCGGCGAACTCACCACCCGCCTCGCCGACCTCGAACTCACCAGCGTCGACGGCCCCTGGTGGGCCCTGCGCCCCACCTCGCCCGCCCACGGCCA of the Streptomyces sp. NBC_01426 genome contains:
- a CDS encoding SIMPL domain-containing protein gives rise to the protein MTHDATPQPYGTPEVPRVAVCGEARIEVDPEIARIGITVSARGTDRRSALEDLTRRNTAVLDLIKGYGDPVEKLETGTFSITPELTRHGRGERIRAYHGRVTITAELNDFTTLGELTTRLADLELTSVDGPWWALRPTSPAHGQARRQAVLEAVQRAREYAEALGAHLSALVELADLGAENASPYPLAGGGMRTMAFSAAEDATAPPLDLEPQRQTVYAQVNARFTMTPPQL